Proteins co-encoded in one Dethiosulfovibrio salsuginis genomic window:
- a CDS encoding LysR substrate-binding domain-containing protein, which produces MSIDRDVTIRQIEIFAEVARSGNLTCAATRLGMSQSAASMALKELERLLDGPLFGRVGRGLILNDRGRLLLPLAEEVLGSIAEFTSVGRSGKEPSGDLTVACSTTIANYLFPFHMKAFMDLYPKVSIYLKVGNTMEIEEEISRGTADIGLVEGDVQGDRLASEDWVKDELVVFCSPRCPLAKEGAVSPHRLREERWILREDGSGTLSTVMDALGREGVALSRTVRIGHTEAIKRAVEAGMGISCLSRFAVEREVARGELVIVDTTMALHRWFRVVYHRGNRGGSAFLAMMRWLMEHRSKVCLHRDQDNQEIFLIFM; this is translated from the coding sequence ATGTCGATCGATAGAGATGTAACCATAAGACAGATAGAGATTTTCGCCGAGGTCGCCAGATCGGGAAACCTGACCTGTGCCGCAACCAGGTTGGGTATGTCCCAGTCGGCGGCCAGCATGGCGTTGAAGGAGCTGGAGAGGCTTCTCGACGGGCCCCTCTTTGGAAGGGTTGGCCGAGGGCTGATCCTAAACGACAGAGGGCGGCTCCTGTTGCCTCTGGCGGAGGAGGTCCTGGGCTCGATCGCCGAGTTTACCTCCGTCGGTCGCTCCGGGAAGGAGCCGTCGGGAGATCTGACCGTGGCCTGTAGCACCACCATAGCCAACTACCTTTTCCCCTTCCACATGAAGGCCTTTATGGACCTCTATCCTAAGGTGTCCATATACCTAAAAGTCGGCAACACCATGGAGATAGAGGAGGAGATCTCCAGAGGGACCGCCGATATAGGTCTTGTTGAGGGGGATGTACAGGGCGACAGGCTGGCGTCGGAGGACTGGGTTAAAGACGAGCTGGTGGTGTTCTGCTCTCCCCGATGTCCTCTGGCAAAAGAGGGGGCAGTATCTCCCCATAGGCTGAGGGAAGAGCGTTGGATACTCAGAGAGGACGGATCGGGAACACTGAGCACAGTGATGGACGCCCTGGGGCGGGAGGGCGTGGCCCTATCCCGGACCGTCAGGATAGGCCACACCGAGGCGATAAAGAGGGCGGTGGAGGCCGGTATGGGAATAAGCTGTCTGTCTCGGTTCGCCGTGGAGAGGGAGGTGGCCCGGGGCGAGCTGGTCATAGTCGATACGACCATGGCCCTGCACCGTTGGTTCCGGGTGGTCTACCACAGGGGAAACCGAGGAGGTTCGGCCTTTTTAGCCATGATGAGGTGGCTGATGGAACATCGATCCAAGGTTTGCCTCCATCGGGATCAGGACAATCAAGAAATATTCTTGATATTTATGTGA
- a CDS encoding YeiH family protein yields the protein MERVIRNPISWLVVAFALSTLTSSPATGLCTGALLGLTVGNPARSSTSKAGKYLLQGSVVLLGFGLQIGVVLKVGSESLGITAISIGLTLGIGWLLGRALKVDRELSTLLSGGTAICGGSAIAAIAPAIGASGANTAVAMAVGFLLNGVALVLFPPIGHAFGLTQDQFGLWAALAIHDTSSVVGAGAAYGTVALALATTVKLTRALWIVPVSFVAARLHKKDSSAKIQWFLVGFMAAALIRSLIPQADPAWTGLASLGKRLMTATLFLVGAGLTVEDLRKAGGRPLLCAILLWITVTTVSLILIKGNFIALAV from the coding sequence ATGGAAAGGGTTATCAGGAACCCCATATCCTGGCTTGTCGTGGCCTTCGCCCTCAGTACCCTGACGTCGTCGCCGGCGACGGGGCTCTGCACGGGAGCCCTGCTGGGCCTGACGGTGGGAAATCCCGCCAGGTCGTCCACGTCGAAGGCGGGAAAGTACCTGCTTCAGGGGTCGGTGGTGCTGCTGGGGTTTGGTCTACAGATAGGGGTGGTGCTTAAGGTGGGGTCCGAATCATTGGGCATCACGGCGATCAGCATAGGCCTCACCTTGGGGATCGGTTGGCTGCTCGGCAGGGCTCTGAAGGTGGACCGAGAGCTTTCCACCTTGCTCAGCGGAGGGACCGCCATATGCGGCGGAAGCGCCATAGCGGCCATAGCCCCGGCAATAGGGGCATCAGGGGCCAACACGGCGGTGGCCATGGCGGTGGGGTTTTTGCTAAACGGCGTCGCCTTGGTGCTGTTTCCACCTATAGGCCACGCCTTCGGCCTGACCCAGGACCAGTTCGGCCTATGGGCAGCTCTGGCTATACACGACACCAGCAGCGTCGTAGGGGCTGGTGCGGCCTACGGGACCGTCGCCCTGGCTCTTGCCACCACGGTAAAGCTGACCAGAGCCCTGTGGATCGTTCCGGTGTCATTCGTCGCAGCCAGGCTTCATAAGAAGGACTCGAGCGCCAAGATACAGTGGTTTTTGGTGGGATTTATGGCAGCAGCCCTGATTCGGAGCCTTATTCCACAGGCCGACCCAGCTTGGACGGGGCTCGCCTCGTTGGGGAAAAGGCTCATGACCGCCACCCTGTTTCTGGTGGGAGCGGGGCTTACGGTGGAGGACCTGAGAAAGGCGGGAGGGAGACCTCTGCTCTGTGCCATTTTACTGTGGATCACCGTGACCACGGTGTCACTGATCCTCATAAAAGGAAACTTTATAGCTCTGGCGGTTTAG
- a CDS encoding GlmL-related ornithine degradation protein yields the protein MKVAVLVAEIGSTTTVVNAFDGIGGPCPRFVGQGQAFTSVLQGDVTVGLKGAVEDLKGNLGVSELQWDEMLATSSAAGGLRMSVHGLVYDMTVRAAKEAALGAGGILKHVTAGKMRRTDLKKISEIKPNIILVAGGVDYGERDTALHNFELVAELGLDIPVIYAGNVENQEEIEEIAQEKGIRLYLVENVYPKVDQLNVEPTRSVIQQVFEEHIIHAPGMTTVRDMVDGPILPTPGAVMEAAKVLKEAIGDLVVFDVGGATTDVHSVTEGSEEVSRLLISPEPEAKRTVEGDLGVFVNRYHVVENVGREELLKDFPDLDELLEKATAIPGDDRSRQFSERLAEEAMIMSLQRHAGTLRHLYGASGKRTIAEGKDLTEVKYIVGTGGALTRLPRHREILAKAAGYGKGLELYPKKDAKVLVDNHYIMASLGVLSKRYPEDAVALMLSSLDWENEK from the coding sequence ATGAAAGTCGCCGTGTTGGTGGCCGAGATCGGCAGCACCACCACGGTGGTCAACGCCTTCGATGGAATAGGCGGCCCCTGTCCCAGATTTGTGGGACAGGGGCAGGCCTTTACGTCGGTGCTCCAGGGCGATGTCACCGTGGGCCTTAAAGGTGCGGTTGAGGACCTGAAAGGAAACCTGGGAGTCTCAGAGCTTCAGTGGGACGAGATGTTGGCCACCTCCAGTGCCGCTGGGGGACTGAGGATGAGCGTCCATGGCCTCGTCTACGACATGACCGTCAGGGCGGCAAAGGAGGCGGCCCTCGGAGCAGGAGGCATTCTGAAACACGTCACGGCGGGAAAGATGCGTCGGACGGACCTCAAAAAGATATCCGAGATTAAACCGAACATAATACTTGTGGCTGGAGGGGTGGACTACGGCGAGAGGGACACAGCCCTCCACAACTTCGAGCTGGTCGCCGAGCTTGGGCTGGACATCCCGGTTATCTACGCCGGAAACGTGGAAAACCAGGAGGAGATCGAGGAGATCGCCCAGGAGAAGGGCATCAGGCTCTATCTGGTCGAGAACGTCTATCCCAAGGTGGACCAGCTGAACGTCGAGCCCACCAGGTCCGTCATACAGCAGGTCTTCGAGGAGCACATAATCCACGCTCCCGGCATGACCACCGTAAGGGATATGGTCGACGGCCCTATCCTCCCCACCCCCGGCGCCGTCATGGAGGCCGCCAAGGTCCTCAAAGAGGCCATAGGGGACCTGGTGGTCTTCGACGTAGGAGGAGCCACAACCGACGTCCACTCGGTGACCGAGGGAAGCGAAGAGGTCAGCCGTCTCCTCATAAGCCCCGAGCCAGAGGCCAAGCGCACCGTGGAGGGAGACCTGGGGGTCTTCGTCAACAGGTATCACGTGGTGGAGAACGTAGGCAGGGAAGAGCTCCTTAAGGACTTCCCCGACTTAGACGAACTCCTGGAGAAGGCCACCGCCATACCCGGTGACGACAGGTCAAGACAGTTCTCCGAGCGGTTGGCGGAGGAGGCCATGATAATGTCCCTCCAGCGGCACGCCGGAACCCTTAGACACCTCTACGGTGCCTCGGGCAAGAGGACTATCGCCGAGGGAAAGGACCTCACCGAGGTCAAGTATATAGTTGGAACCGGCGGGGCACTCACCCGTCTGCCGAGGCACAGGGAGATACTGGCAAAGGCGGCGGGATACGGAAAGGGCCTGGAGCTCTATCCCAAGAAGGACGCAAAGGTTTTAGTGGACAACCACTACATAATGGCGTCCCTTGGCGTCCTCTCCAAAAGGTATCCCGAGGACGCTGTGGCTCTGATGCTCTCCAGCCTGGACTGGGAGAACGAAAAATAG
- the dcm gene encoding DNA cytosine methyltransferase, whose translation MEQMEFCLEDIGIDSGSNLSSKSLIWDDFKFIDLFAGIGGIRIAFESVGGKCVFSSEWDDRACETYFANFGEHPEGDITKINTDKIPDFNILLAGFPCQPFSIIGDRTGFNHETQGTLFFDIERILAAKMPLAFMLENVRNLTAHESGRTFKIIIAHLESLGYYVHYKVLNALDFGVPQKRERIIICGFKHDVPFCFPKPVPESEKLSLQDILEPNEDLDEKLWVNDSIRLNRMLRMKKFISTPYITHENVSGSVTPHHFSCALRAGASANYMLINNERRLSAREMLRLQGFPDDFKIVVPYSSIRKQTGNSVAIPVIKAVARQMLKALRHCEEIRDYD comes from the coding sequence ATGGAACAAATGGAATTTTGCTTGGAAGATATTGGAATTGATTCTGGATCTAATTTGAGTAGCAAGTCTCTAATTTGGGATGATTTTAAATTCATTGACTTATTCGCCGGAATTGGCGGTATTAGGATTGCCTTTGAAAGTGTTGGCGGAAAATGTGTTTTTTCTTCTGAGTGGGATGATCGTGCTTGTGAGACCTATTTCGCCAATTTTGGTGAACATCCGGAGGGAGATATCACTAAAATAAATACGGATAAGATACCGGACTTCAATATTCTTCTTGCCGGATTCCCCTGCCAACCATTTAGCATTATCGGGGATAGAACAGGGTTTAATCACGAAACACAAGGAACCTTGTTTTTCGATATCGAACGTATCTTAGCTGCGAAAATGCCCCTCGCTTTTATGCTGGAAAATGTTAGAAACCTTACCGCTCACGAATCTGGAAGGACTTTTAAAATAATCATTGCTCACTTGGAGTCGCTTGGTTATTATGTGCATTATAAAGTTTTAAATGCTCTTGATTTTGGAGTGCCGCAAAAGAGAGAACGAATAATCATTTGCGGTTTTAAGCACGATGTTCCCTTTTGTTTCCCCAAACCTGTTCCCGAATCGGAAAAGCTTTCTCTGCAAGATATTCTGGAACCGAATGAAGATCTTGATGAGAAATTATGGGTTAATGATAGTATAAGATTAAATAGAATGTTGAGAATGAAAAAATTTATATCCACTCCTTACATCACTCACGAAAATGTTTCCGGATCGGTAACTCCGCATCATTTTTCCTGTGCCTTAAGAGCGGGAGCTTCGGCTAATTATATGCTCATAAACAACGAACGAAGACTTTCCGCAAGAGAAATGCTGCGATTGCAAGGGTTTCCCGACGATTTCAAAATAGTTGTTCCTTACAGTTCCATACGAAAGCAAACGGGAAATAGCGTAGCTATTCCAGTGATAAAGGCTGTTGCTCGACAAATGTTAAAAGCTCTTAGACATTGTGAGGAGATTAGAGATTATGACTGA
- a CDS encoding ABC transporter ATP-binding protein has product MNDGNSVIQRYRSKALGSGLLVMLNSIFGIVPLCLSLRLVMALLEGSVSDVREIWTFGGLICASLALKAIFYGLSVWKVHDVAYSCLADVRLSVLERLKSLPIAFFQRRKGGDLVNVISHDVEQVELYLAHGLPEMINAVALPLAIAVMMFTVLDWRLGLALILPIPFAVALAKVVERSNSEVMRRFQGSMKRTTEDLVEYISTMPVIKAFGRDESRTERILEDVRTNARWVKRASLGMHVPMGLILLVMESGVAAAIVTACYLLMEGSINGYEYLLTIALVGAFTGFFLKLHVIQYTATVFNRSVESINSVLEAQDERRDGLLNGAVAGEVRFEDVDFGYDDKGKVLKKVNLSFGERTMNGVIGPSGAGKSTIASLLMGFWRGYDGKITIGGVDIGRMTEDNLLSLVSVVQQEVFLFNLSVEENIRLGKEDATREEVIAAAKKARIHDGIMALPKGYDTVVGEGGASLSGGEKQRISIARMILKDTPIVVFDEATAAIDPYNEHLIQMAIDSLTKDKTVIVIAHNLNSVKNADQIVVMKDGMVEAKGKHRELLETSPLYREMFEAQVDADRWRLKEVTAC; this is encoded by the coding sequence ATGAACGACGGAAATAGCGTGATTCAGAGGTATAGGTCCAAAGCCCTGGGCAGTGGGCTGTTGGTGATGTTGAACTCTATATTCGGCATAGTCCCACTCTGTCTCTCCCTGAGGCTGGTGATGGCTCTGCTGGAGGGGTCGGTGTCCGACGTCCGGGAGATATGGACCTTTGGTGGACTTATCTGTGCCAGTCTGGCGTTGAAGGCCATCTTCTACGGCCTGTCGGTCTGGAAGGTCCACGACGTGGCCTACTCCTGCCTTGCCGACGTGAGGCTGAGCGTTCTGGAACGTCTCAAGAGTCTGCCGATAGCCTTCTTTCAGAGGAGAAAGGGCGGCGATCTGGTGAACGTCATCAGCCACGACGTGGAACAGGTCGAGCTGTACCTGGCCCACGGCCTTCCAGAGATGATCAACGCAGTTGCCCTGCCCCTCGCCATAGCGGTGATGATGTTCACCGTGCTGGACTGGCGGCTTGGGCTGGCCCTGATCCTGCCTATCCCCTTCGCCGTGGCGTTGGCCAAGGTTGTGGAGAGATCCAACTCGGAGGTTATGAGACGGTTTCAGGGTAGCATGAAGAGGACCACCGAGGACCTGGTCGAGTACATCTCCACCATGCCGGTGATAAAGGCCTTCGGCAGGGACGAATCCAGGACCGAGAGGATTCTTGAGGACGTCAGGACCAATGCGAGGTGGGTTAAGAGGGCGTCTTTAGGGATGCACGTCCCTATGGGCTTGATCCTTCTGGTGATGGAGTCGGGGGTGGCGGCGGCTATAGTCACAGCCTGTTACCTCCTCATGGAGGGGAGTATAAACGGCTACGAATACCTTCTCACGATCGCCTTGGTCGGGGCTTTTACCGGGTTTTTCCTGAAGCTCCACGTTATCCAATATACGGCCACCGTCTTCAATCGGTCGGTGGAGAGCATAAACTCCGTTCTGGAGGCCCAGGACGAAAGGAGAGACGGTCTGTTGAACGGCGCCGTGGCCGGGGAGGTTCGCTTCGAGGACGTCGATTTTGGCTACGACGACAAGGGCAAGGTGCTTAAAAAGGTGAACCTGTCCTTCGGCGAGAGGACCATGAACGGGGTGATCGGTCCCTCCGGGGCTGGAAAGAGCACCATAGCCAGCCTCCTGATGGGGTTCTGGAGGGGATACGACGGAAAGATCACCATAGGGGGCGTGGACATCGGTCGGATGACCGAGGATAACCTGCTGAGTCTGGTCTCGGTGGTTCAACAGGAGGTGTTTCTGTTCAACCTCTCCGTCGAGGAGAACATCAGGCTGGGCAAGGAGGACGCCACCAGGGAAGAGGTGATCGCTGCGGCTAAAAAGGCTCGCATACACGACGGCATAATGGCCCTGCCAAAGGGCTACGACACGGTGGTCGGAGAGGGTGGAGCCAGTCTCTCCGGGGGAGAGAAACAGAGGATATCCATAGCCCGGATGATCCTCAAAGACACGCCTATTGTCGTATTCGACGAGGCAACCGCCGCCATAGATCCCTATAACGAGCACCTTATCCAGATGGCCATAGACAGCCTGACTAAGGACAAGACGGTCATAGTGATAGCCCATAACCTGAACTCGGTCAAAAACGCCGATCAGATAGTGGTGATGAAAGACGGCATGGTGGAGGCGAAGGGCAAGCACCGTGAGCTGTTGGAGACTAGCCCCCTGTACCGTGAGATGTTCGAGGCCCAGGTCGACGCGGACCGATGGAGACTGAAGGAGGTAACGGCATGTTAG
- a CDS encoding alanine/ornithine racemase family PLP-dependent enzyme, translated as MNYPALIIDRAKLQENTEIFSKRCHDSGISVAAVSKVYCGMAELVQAQVDGGADWIADSRIENLAKMRDIKIPKILLRLPMISQAKEVVELSDLSFVSEVATCKALSDAAVAAGKVHEVLLMVDVGDLREGVWPDRAVDVAGEILSMANIKLKGVGANLTCYGGVLPSGENMSLLVSVAEEIESRYGVTLEMVSGGNSSSINLIGTDDMPSRVNMLRLGESLTIGYETAKGTRVPGLHGDVFTLAAEIVEIQTKPSVPIGEIGRNAFGDIPVFEDRGLRKRAIVAIGQQDMRPDSIFPKDRAILVLGSSSDHMILDITDSDSDWKIGDVIEFNLGYGGVLAASTSDYVSKVII; from the coding sequence ATGAATTATCCTGCACTTATAATAGACAGGGCAAAACTACAGGAGAACACGGAGATATTCTCCAAACGGTGTCACGACAGCGGCATCTCGGTGGCGGCGGTCAGCAAGGTTTACTGCGGAATGGCTGAGCTGGTCCAGGCCCAGGTGGACGGCGGGGCGGACTGGATCGCCGACAGCCGGATAGAGAACCTGGCTAAGATGAGGGATATCAAAATCCCGAAGATCCTCCTCAGGCTTCCTATGATCTCCCAGGCCAAAGAGGTCGTGGAGCTATCGGACCTGAGCTTCGTCTCCGAGGTCGCCACCTGTAAGGCCCTTTCCGACGCCGCAGTAGCAGCAGGAAAGGTCCACGAGGTGCTCCTCATGGTGGATGTAGGGGACTTGAGAGAGGGAGTCTGGCCCGACCGAGCGGTGGACGTGGCGGGAGAGATCCTTTCCATGGCAAACATAAAGCTCAAGGGAGTCGGGGCAAACCTGACCTGCTACGGAGGGGTCCTTCCAAGCGGTGAGAATATGTCCCTGCTGGTGTCGGTCGCGGAGGAGATAGAGTCCCGTTACGGGGTCACCCTGGAGATGGTGTCCGGCGGAAACTCCTCCTCCATAAACCTGATAGGCACCGACGATATGCCCAGTAGGGTGAACATGCTCCGCCTCGGCGAGTCCCTGACCATAGGCTACGAGACGGCCAAGGGAACCAGGGTCCCCGGGCTCCACGGCGACGTGTTCACCTTGGCGGCGGAGATCGTAGAGATCCAGACCAAGCCGTCGGTCCCAATAGGGGAGATAGGCCGCAATGCCTTCGGCGATATCCCGGTGTTCGAGGATCGAGGCCTGAGGAAGAGGGCCATAGTGGCCATAGGCCAGCAGGACATGAGGCCCGACTCGATTTTCCCAAAGGACAGGGCGATACTGGTCCTAGGGAGCAGCAGCGACCACATGATACTGGACATAACCGACAGCGACAGCGATTGGAAAATAGGCGACGTGATAGAGTTCAACCTGGGCTACGGCGGCGTCCTGGCCGCCAGCACCAGCGACTACGTCTCCAAGGTCATAATATAA
- a CDS encoding HaeII family restriction endonuclease produces the protein MTDILQARESLDKVIDKSRVHLYKPIQIAEILYQHRITKGNINLNNLEEYRNDSKRWRDDVCRELLGRVCTSSAKYQDNLFEKNALPPEMINELGRVNLITGGAVEAYIYNKFTGKHSQLIKILDYCKEAAVNTFNVEDLINSFREQPGLKRSLDKVYEVVVYALFHTLLAELEFSVEISMNEDKVYILEEFSDFADKVMCLNLNNKSFNQKAKIFRVGVTNASDRGLDMYSNWGPVIQVKHLSLEESLAQEIVDGISSDRIIIVCKKAEQKVINSLLTQIGWRNRIQSIVTEEDLVLWYEKALRGNYSATIGRKLLTCLENEILEEFPSVGEMPDIIKKRNYGSVSDEFWLQLH, from the coding sequence ATGACTGATATCTTGCAGGCTAGGGAATCGTTAGACAAAGTTATAGATAAGAGCAGAGTTCACCTATATAAACCCATACAAATTGCTGAAATTTTGTATCAACATCGCATTACAAAAGGAAATATTAATTTAAATAATCTTGAGGAATACAGAAATGATAGCAAGAGATGGAGAGATGATGTTTGTAGGGAATTGCTTGGACGAGTTTGCACAAGTTCTGCTAAATATCAAGATAACTTGTTTGAAAAAAATGCATTACCTCCGGAGATGATTAATGAACTCGGGAGGGTTAATCTTATTACGGGCGGGGCTGTGGAAGCCTATATCTACAATAAATTTACAGGCAAACACAGTCAATTAATAAAAATACTTGATTATTGCAAGGAGGCCGCTGTTAATACTTTTAATGTTGAAGACCTGATAAATTCTTTCCGTGAGCAACCGGGGCTTAAGCGTAGCTTAGACAAGGTATATGAAGTTGTTGTGTATGCTCTTTTTCATACTCTACTAGCTGAGCTCGAATTTTCAGTTGAAATATCCATGAATGAAGATAAAGTGTATATCCTTGAAGAATTTAGTGATTTTGCGGATAAAGTAATGTGCTTGAATTTAAACAACAAAAGTTTTAATCAAAAAGCTAAAATTTTTAGGGTAGGAGTGACGAATGCCTCTGATCGCGGACTCGACATGTATTCAAACTGGGGACCGGTGATTCAAGTCAAGCATCTTAGTCTCGAAGAAAGCTTGGCTCAAGAAATCGTTGACGGAATATCGAGTGATAGAATAATTATTGTATGCAAGAAAGCAGAGCAAAAGGTTATCAATTCTTTGCTTACCCAAATTGGTTGGCGAAATAGAATCCAAAGCATCGTTACCGAAGAAGATCTTGTTCTTTGGTACGAGAAAGCTCTGCGTGGCAATTACTCAGCTACTATCGGAAGAAAACTGCTTACCTGTCTTGAAAATGAAATATTGGAAGAGTTCCCTTCGGTAGGCGAGATGCCTGATATTATTAAAAAAAGAAATTATGGTTCTGTTAGTGACGAGTTTTGGCTGCAGTTGCATTAA
- a CDS encoding threonine ammonia-lyase, with translation MTNEKFCYNDVLEAHRRIRDYVVETPLEESFYLGTDRRRYFFKLESFQRVKSFKIRGALNKMLSLSEEERSKGVATVSSGNHGSAVSYGASLLGIKKAIVIVPENTPQSKIDRIGYFGGEVVKLGRDYDEAHNLGNLYIEKNGMTYIDAYYDDPKIYGGQGTIAIEILKQNPNIDTIVVPIGGGGLITGVAVAAKAIKPNVKVVGVQTEACPAMIKSYEDDTFYSDYPSEKSLCDALIGGIGALSYEMAINYVDDFLSVSEETIGKAVSFMAKQEKYIVEAGSCTTVAAIMEQGDRIGGKEIALVLSGGNIDGELLKDLICRYP, from the coding sequence ATGACCAACGAAAAGTTCTGCTACAACGATGTATTAGAAGCGCACCGTAGAATCAGGGATTACGTCGTAGAGACCCCACTGGAAGAATCGTTCTACCTCGGCACGGACCGGCGTCGATATTTCTTTAAGCTGGAGTCCTTCCAGAGGGTTAAGAGTTTTAAGATTCGTGGAGCTCTTAACAAAATGCTTTCCTTGAGCGAGGAGGAGAGGTCAAAAGGAGTCGCCACCGTCTCGTCAGGTAACCACGGTAGTGCCGTAAGCTACGGAGCATCTCTCCTTGGGATTAAAAAAGCTATAGTCATAGTGCCGGAGAACACCCCCCAGAGCAAGATAGACCGTATTGGATACTTTGGCGGAGAGGTCGTTAAGTTGGGCAGAGACTACGACGAGGCCCACAATCTGGGAAACCTGTACATCGAGAAAAACGGCATGACCTACATCGACGCTTACTACGATGACCCCAAAATATACGGCGGCCAGGGCACCATAGCCATCGAAATCCTAAAGCAAAACCCCAACATAGACACCATCGTCGTACCCATAGGGGGCGGTGGCTTGATCACCGGAGTAGCGGTGGCAGCAAAGGCCATCAAACCTAACGTAAAGGTCGTCGGAGTTCAGACCGAGGCATGTCCTGCGATGATAAAGTCCTACGAGGACGATACATTCTACTCCGATTATCCCAGCGAAAAATCTCTATGTGACGCCCTGATCGGTGGGATAGGGGCCCTCAGCTACGAGATGGCGATAAATTACGTTGACGATTTTCTGTCGGTGTCGGAGGAGACCATCGGTAAAGCGGTCAGCTTCATGGCTAAGCAGGAGAAATACATCGTAGAGGCGGGAAGCTGTACCACGGTAGCGGCGATCATGGAACAGGGAGACAGAATCGGTGGAAAAGAGATAGCCCTAGTTCTATCTGGAGGCAACATCGACGGGGAGCTCTTAAAGGACCTAATCTGCCGATATCCCTAA
- a CDS encoding MarR family transcriptional regulator, whose translation MEDGIKSHREIAELMFSVHNKFKQLGSRPRDFGTGDLLYSTEIHTIIAIGENPTSNLTELAESLGVSKSSVSKFVKKLLDKGYIVKTKALENRKEVLFDLTEKGWIAYGGHGIFAKKVFGKVYEILEKGEEGDALVVRRFLEVLNQEVDKVL comes from the coding sequence ATGGAGGACGGAATTAAAAGTCACAGGGAGATAGCGGAGCTGATGTTCAGCGTACACAACAAGTTCAAACAGCTGGGAAGTCGGCCTAGGGACTTCGGGACAGGAGACCTGCTCTACTCCACCGAGATCCACACGATTATCGCCATAGGCGAGAATCCGACCTCCAACCTCACCGAGCTGGCCGAATCGCTGGGGGTGTCCAAAAGCTCGGTCTCCAAGTTCGTCAAGAAGCTTTTGGACAAGGGGTACATAGTCAAGACCAAGGCCCTGGAAAACCGAAAGGAGGTGCTCTTCGATCTCACCGAAAAGGGATGGATCGCCTACGGAGGTCACGGGATCTTCGCCAAAAAGGTGTTTGGAAAGGTCTACGAGATCCTTGAGAAGGGGGAAGAGGGAGACGCCTTGGTCGTGCGTAGGTTCCTCGAGGTCTTAAACCAAGAGGTGGATAAGGTCCTGTAA
- a CDS encoding LysR substrate-binding domain-containing protein, whose amino-acid sequence MPHRLKEERWILREDGSGTLITVMDALGKEGVVLSRTVRIGHTEAIKRAVEAGMGISCLSRFAVEREVARGELAIVDTTMALHRWFRVVYHRGNRGGSAFLAMMRWLMEHRSRA is encoded by the coding sequence TTGCCCCATCGGCTGAAGGAAGAGCGTTGGATACTCAGAGAGGACGGATCTGGCACACTGATCACAGTGATGGATGCCCTGGGAAAGGAGGGCGTGGTCCTATCCCGGACCGTAAGGATAGGCCACACCGAGGCGATAAAGAGGGCGGTGGAGGCTGGTATGGGCATAAGCTGTCTCTCTCGGTTTGCCGTGGAGAGGGAGGTGGCCCGGGGCGAGCTGGCCATAGTCGATACGACCATGGCCCTGCACCGCTGGTTCCGGGTGGTCTACCACAGGGGAAACCGAGGAGGTTCGGCCTTTTTAGCCATGATGAGGTGGCTGATGGAACATCGGTCAAGGGCCTGA